A DNA window from Aureibaculum sp. 2308TA14-22 contains the following coding sequences:
- a CDS encoding putative type IX sorting system protein PorV2: MKKILVLILFLAQTTYGQTIRNFSNEFLNIGVDAAAFGMGKAVTAFSNDVNAIYWNPAGLVGLKDYQGSLMHAEYFQGIANYDYVGFAKPINNESTVAIAIMRFGVDDILNTTQLIQDGQINYDRVSLFSAADWAVNVAYAKKLITKDLNVGVNAKIVRRKIGGFATSIGFGLDAGLQFKRNNWQFGLMLRDITTTFNAWSFDDDELNNILEIYNNLNQSILNDGNPDNDDEIIPTVTPEKIELTKPKAQLGVARKFKVARDFNLLTALDLNMRFAKTNDVVSSSVVSLSPSFGFQLDYINLVYLRGGVNNFQNETDFDNNKSLTLEPNFGVGFNYKGISVDYALTNIGGASGSLFSNVFSIKVDISAFRPVTLE; encoded by the coding sequence TTGAAAAAAATATTAGTGCTCATATTATTCTTAGCTCAGACAACTTATGGGCAAACCATCAGAAACTTCTCTAATGAATTTTTAAACATTGGTGTTGATGCTGCGGCATTTGGTATGGGTAAAGCGGTAACGGCTTTTAGTAATGATGTCAATGCCATTTATTGGAATCCAGCAGGTTTGGTAGGCTTAAAAGATTACCAAGGATCTTTGATGCATGCCGAATATTTTCAGGGTATTGCTAATTACGATTATGTAGGCTTTGCCAAGCCTATTAACAATGAAAGTACAGTTGCCATTGCTATTATGCGTTTTGGTGTTGATGATATTTTGAATACCACTCAACTTATTCAAGACGGGCAAATTAATTATGATAGGGTAAGCCTATTTTCAGCCGCTGATTGGGCAGTTAATGTGGCTTATGCAAAAAAGCTGATTACAAAAGATTTAAATGTAGGCGTAAATGCTAAGATTGTAAGACGTAAAATTGGTGGTTTTGCTACTTCCATTGGTTTTGGTTTAGATGCTGGATTACAATTTAAACGCAACAATTGGCAATTCGGATTAATGCTACGCGATATCACTACCACCTTTAATGCATGGTCTTTTGATGATGATGAATTGAATAACATTTTAGAAATTTATAATAACTTAAATCAGAGTATTTTAAATGATGGCAATCCTGATAATGATGATGAAATAATCCCTACGGTTACTCCCGAAAAAATTGAACTTACTAAGCCTAAAGCACAGTTGGGCGTGGCTAGAAAATTTAAGGTTGCCAGAGATTTTAACCTGCTGACCGCACTTGACTTAAATATGCGTTTTGCAAAGACCAATGATGTTGTTTCGAGCTCGGTTGTAAGTCTAAGTCCCTCTTTTGGGTTTCAACTGGATTATATCAATTTGGTTTATTTAAGGGGTGGTGTCAATAATTTCCAGAACGAAACCGACTTTGACAACAATAAATCGTTGACCTTGGAACCTAATTTTGGTGTTGGTTTTAACTACAAAGGTATATCCGTTGATTATGCCTTGACCAATATTGGAGGTGCAAGTGGCTCTTTGTTTTCCAATGTATTTTCTATAAAAGTTGATATTAGTGCGTTTAGACCTGTAACTTTAGAATAA
- a CDS encoding polysaccharide biosynthesis protein gives MLKSFFLKGANATVSRWVVLMIDVSIVLQTFFLAYLIRFNFVLSFQKYGFLSQILLVAILAMLSFLFVGSHKGTVRYTGIKDAVNVFYGTLILFVIMAFIVLIHREFDMFDRFAAPLSVIITHFLLNIIVLIAGRFIFKQLIQRIITEYKPPKKTLIYGAGDSGMLTYAAISNNLNNSANIVGFIDDDKKKKGKKYNRVKVYPSDEVTKEFILENNIKEIIVSIHNIKPFELFEIVDRLIPLPAKVKVVPPVEQWIDGDLNVGQLTEVKIEDLLNRTPIKINNPILQKELDNKVILITGAAGSIGSEIAHQVGNYNYKHLILLDQAESDLYNVQQSFYRKKFKNFSVEVADISNQNRMESIFNKYDIEMVFHAAAYKHVPLMENNPYEAVRVNVFGARTIMDLALEHNVEKFVMVSTDKAVNPTNVMGATKRVAEVYANCLNFEGKTKFITTRFGNVLGSNGSVIPLFKKQIAEGGPIQVTHKEITRYFMTISEACSLVLEAGVMGKGGEIYVFDMGESVKIYDLAKKMIHLSGLKYPEDIDIKIIGLRPGEKLYEELLSNEENTIPTYNEKIMIAKVDPVDYKVVKDKIVALSQLDNMDNFEIVSRMKEIVKEYISNNSEYEQLDGEKSSVDDEKVRG, from the coding sequence ATGCTAAAATCATTTTTTTTAAAAGGTGCTAATGCTACTGTCTCTAGATGGGTAGTACTAATGATTGACGTATCAATTGTTTTACAAACTTTTTTTCTTGCCTATCTTATCCGCTTTAACTTTGTACTAAGTTTTCAGAAATACGGATTTTTGTCACAAATACTACTTGTTGCTATTCTTGCGATGTTGAGTTTTCTATTTGTTGGTTCTCACAAAGGTACGGTAAGATATACTGGTATAAAGGATGCGGTTAATGTATTTTACGGGACATTGATTTTGTTTGTAATTATGGCCTTCATTGTTCTCATTCATAGAGAGTTTGACATGTTTGATCGATTTGCAGCACCGTTATCAGTAATTATTACACATTTCCTTCTAAATATAATTGTATTAATTGCTGGGCGATTTATTTTTAAACAACTAATCCAAAGGATAATAACCGAATATAAACCGCCAAAAAAGACATTGATCTATGGAGCAGGAGACTCGGGAATGCTTACCTATGCAGCCATTAGTAACAACTTAAACAATAGTGCTAATATTGTAGGTTTTATTGATGACGATAAAAAGAAAAAAGGTAAAAAATACAATAGGGTTAAAGTTTACCCTTCGGATGAAGTTACGAAAGAGTTTATCTTAGAAAATAATATCAAAGAAATAATTGTTTCTATACATAATATTAAACCCTTTGAGTTATTTGAAATAGTTGATCGACTGATACCTTTACCAGCCAAGGTAAAAGTAGTACCACCAGTTGAACAATGGATTGATGGTGATTTAAACGTTGGGCAACTTACAGAAGTTAAAATTGAAGACTTGCTCAATAGAACACCAATAAAAATAAACAACCCTATACTTCAAAAAGAGTTGGATAATAAAGTGATTTTAATTACGGGTGCAGCAGGTTCAATTGGTAGTGAAATTGCTCATCAAGTTGGTAATTATAATTATAAACATCTTATTTTATTAGATCAGGCTGAATCTGATCTTTATAATGTTCAGCAGAGTTTTTACAGAAAGAAATTTAAAAACTTCTCGGTTGAAGTAGCCGATATTAGTAACCAGAATAGAATGGAAAGCATTTTCAATAAATATGATATTGAGATGGTTTTTCATGCAGCTGCGTACAAACACGTTCCGCTAATGGAGAACAATCCATATGAAGCGGTTAGAGTCAATGTGTTTGGAGCACGAACCATTATGGATTTAGCTTTGGAACATAACGTAGAAAAATTTGTTATGGTTTCTACGGACAAAGCGGTTAACCCAACCAATGTAATGGGAGCAACAAAGCGTGTTGCTGAAGTGTATGCCAATTGCCTCAATTTTGAAGGTAAAACTAAATTTATTACCACACGATTTGGAAATGTTTTAGGGTCTAATGGTTCAGTAATTCCTTTATTCAAAAAACAAATTGCTGAAGGTGGACCAATTCAAGTCACACACAAAGAAATTACACGGTATTTTATGACCATAAGTGAAGCCTGTAGTTTGGTGTTAGAAGCGGGAGTAATGGGTAAAGGCGGTGAAATATATGTTTTTGATATGGGCGAATCCGTTAAGATATATGATTTGGCCAAAAAAATGATTCACCTTTCGGGATTAAAATACCCAGAAGATATTGATATTAAAATTATTGGTTTGCGGCCAGGAGAAAAATTGTACGAAGAATTATTAAGCAACGAAGAGAACACCATACCAACTTACAATGAAAAAATTATGATTGCTAAGGTAGACCCTGTGGATTATAAAGTGGTCAAAGACAAAATTGTTGCACTCTCCCAATTGGATAATATGGATAATTTTGAAATTGTATCGAGAATGAAAGAGATCGTAAAAGAATATATATCTAACAATTCGGAATACGAACAATTGGATGGAGAAAAGTCTTCAGTAGATGATGAAAAAGTTCGGGGTTAA
- a CDS encoding DUF5916 domain-containing protein, with the protein MKFNPFILLIFLSTLSFSQLAKKQIKALKIDKPPVINGVLDEPFWQNTDIAKDFVMFQPGDGDAERNNKKTTVRVAYDDEAIYFGATLYDDTPDKVPMEFGNRDEFGNTDFFLISINPNNDGQNDTEFAVQSTGAQGDAKVSNGNEDFTWNAVWFSKVKFNKNSWVVEIKIPYSALRFSTNVETWGINFHRRIHYINEQYVWNYIDKSKGEITQYSGLLTGLKNIEAPTRLSFSPYASAAITNYDGNTEFDKSIGLDLKYGINESFTLDVTLIPDFGQTGFDDLELNLGPFEQRFDEQRDFFTEGTELFDKGRLFYSRRIGNRAVGYNAVDDQLGTDEEIINNPEKVNMLNAIKLSGRTKKGLGIGIFNAITEKTSATVKNSMTNKTRKVVTEPLANYNVLVFDQQFNKNSSVTLINTNVTRSGSFRDANVTGLLYDITNKSNKYNIKGNFKMSNVKENGEITDGFSGFVEVSKIFGNVQYGAGHYRNNDTYEVNDLGFQRRNNISTYFGEISYQIFKPTKHFNDYRISFESSIDYLNNPNVYTGNEFEFDAFFITKSRLAFGGGIETNIGKQFDYFEPRVAGRYFKQNGILELGAWVSTDYRKNFAYDLRGTYGSRYGTSEDFVAINFEPRFRFSNKFQIIYNFEYSKLKNANGWVARQNNGDIIFGNRDVKTVTNALSGKYSFSVKSSLSLAFRHYWSPVTYDNNFYELNTEGTLDSSTYIGNHDINYNIWNLDLSYAWEFAPGSQLVALYRNSIFNSDDLSYLNFNRNLENLFEEPIVNNFSLKFIYFLDYNKIKTWL; encoded by the coding sequence ATGAAATTTAACCCATTCATTTTACTTATTTTTTTATCTACGCTTTCCTTTTCGCAACTGGCTAAAAAACAAATTAAAGCGTTAAAAATTGATAAACCGCCAGTTATCAATGGGGTTTTAGATGAACCTTTTTGGCAAAATACAGATATAGCAAAAGATTTTGTGATGTTTCAGCCTGGTGATGGAGATGCTGAACGAAACAACAAAAAAACTACGGTAAGGGTTGCATATGATGATGAGGCCATTTATTTTGGAGCAACACTTTATGATGACACTCCTGACAAAGTACCTATGGAGTTTGGAAACAGAGATGAATTCGGCAATACCGATTTCTTTCTCATTTCTATAAACCCTAATAATGATGGGCAAAACGATACTGAGTTTGCGGTTCAAAGTACGGGAGCTCAAGGAGATGCCAAAGTTTCCAATGGTAATGAAGACTTTACATGGAATGCTGTGTGGTTTAGTAAAGTAAAGTTTAATAAAAACAGTTGGGTGGTTGAAATAAAAATTCCCTACTCCGCATTACGCTTTTCTACAAATGTTGAAACTTGGGGAATTAATTTCCACAGAAGAATTCATTATATAAACGAACAGTATGTTTGGAATTATATCGATAAAAGTAAAGGAGAGATTACACAATACTCAGGACTATTGACAGGTTTAAAAAATATTGAAGCACCAACACGACTAAGCTTTTCTCCATATGCATCTGCAGCAATTACAAATTATGATGGTAATACCGAGTTTGATAAGAGCATTGGACTAGATTTAAAGTATGGAATAAACGAAAGTTTTACACTTGATGTTACATTAATACCAGATTTTGGTCAAACTGGATTTGATGATTTGGAACTTAATTTAGGTCCTTTTGAGCAACGCTTTGATGAACAACGCGATTTTTTTACTGAAGGAACAGAATTATTCGATAAAGGAAGATTGTTCTATTCTCGAAGAATAGGTAATCGTGCAGTTGGTTATAATGCTGTTGACGATCAGCTTGGTACCGATGAAGAAATAATCAACAATCCCGAAAAGGTAAATATGCTCAATGCAATTAAATTATCGGGTCGTACAAAGAAAGGCTTGGGTATTGGTATTTTTAATGCCATTACAGAAAAAACATCAGCTACTGTAAAAAACTCAATGACAAATAAAACTAGAAAAGTAGTTACGGAACCTTTGGCCAATTATAACGTTTTGGTTTTTGATCAACAATTCAATAAAAATTCTTCTGTAACTCTAATCAATACAAATGTTACCAGAAGTGGTAGTTTTAGGGATGCCAATGTTACTGGATTGCTTTATGATATTACTAATAAAAGTAATAAATACAATATCAAAGGTAATTTTAAGATGAGTAACGTCAAAGAAAATGGTGAAATAACTGACGGCTTTTCAGGTTTTGTTGAAGTTTCTAAAATTTTTGGTAATGTACAATATGGTGCAGGTCACTACAGAAATAATGATACTTATGAAGTTAATGATTTAGGGTTTCAAAGAAGAAATAATATTTCGACCTATTTTGGAGAAATATCGTATCAAATTTTTAAGCCTACCAAACATTTTAATGATTATAGGATTAGTTTTGAGTCTAGTATCGATTATCTGAACAACCCTAATGTTTATACAGGTAATGAGTTTGAATTTGACGCCTTTTTTATCACGAAATCTAGATTGGCCTTTGGTGGAGGTATAGAAACTAATATTGGCAAACAATTTGACTATTTTGAACCTAGGGTAGCAGGGCGTTATTTTAAACAAAATGGTATTCTAGAATTAGGTGCTTGGGTTTCTACGGATTATAGAAAGAACTTTGCCTATGACCTTAGAGGCACTTATGGAAGTAGATACGGCACTAGCGAAGACTTTGTTGCCATAAATTTTGAGCCTCGCTTTCGTTTTAGCAATAAATTTCAAATAATTTATAATTTTGAATATTCAAAATTAAAAAATGCAAACGGATGGGTAGCAAGGCAAAATAATGGTGATATTATTTTTGGAAATAGAGATGTAAAAACCGTGACCAATGCCCTTTCTGGAAAATATAGTTTTAGCGTAAAATCTTCACTATCCCTTGCATTTAGGCATTATTGGTCGCCAGTAACCTATGACAATAATTTTTATGAACTGAATACTGAGGGAACTTTAGATAGCAGTACTTATATCGGCAACCATGATATAAATTATAATATTTGGAATTTAGACTTAAGCTACGCGTGGGAATTTGCTCCCGGAAGTCAACTAGTTGCTTTGTACAGAAATTCAATTTTTAATTCTGATGATCTTTCGTATTTAAACTTCAATAGAAATTTAGAAAATTTATTTGAAGAACCTATTGTCAATAATTTCTCTTTAAAATTTATTTATTTCTTAGATTACAATAAAATTAAGACATGGCTATAA
- the sucC gene encoding ADP-forming succinate--CoA ligase subunit beta, with amino-acid sequence MNLHEYQGKEILNSFGVRIQRGRVAHNHKEAVEVAKQLATETGTGWWVIKAQIHAGGRGKGGGVKLAKNLSEVESISQDIIGMMLKTPQTPPEGKKVNQVLIAEDVYYPGDNEPEEYYMSVLLNRESGRNMIMYSTEGGMDIETVAEETPHLIFTEEVDPAVGLLPFQARKVAFNLGLSGVALKEMVKFVTSLYTAYIKSDSSMFEINPVLKTSDDKIMAVDAKVSLDDNALFRHKDYAEMRDLREENPIEVEARAAGLNYVDLDGNVGCMVNGAGLAMGTMDLIKQAGGEPANFLDVGGTADAKRVETAFRIILKDSNVKAILVNIFGGIVRCDRVAQGVVDAYTNMGDAINVPIIVRLQGTNAKEAKELIDNSGMEIISATEFKEAADKVQEVLA; translated from the coding sequence ATGAATTTACACGAATATCAAGGAAAAGAAATATTAAATAGTTTTGGAGTTAGAATACAAAGAGGTAGAGTTGCTCATAACCATAAAGAAGCTGTTGAAGTTGCAAAACAGTTAGCCACTGAAACCGGAACAGGTTGGTGGGTAATTAAAGCTCAGATACATGCTGGAGGTAGAGGTAAAGGAGGTGGTGTTAAATTGGCCAAAAATCTGTCAGAAGTTGAGTCAATATCACAAGATATAATTGGCATGATGTTAAAGACGCCACAAACTCCACCAGAAGGTAAAAAAGTAAATCAGGTACTAATTGCCGAAGATGTCTATTACCCTGGAGATAACGAGCCAGAAGAGTATTATATGTCGGTACTGTTAAACCGTGAAAGTGGTAGAAATATGATTATGTACTCTACGGAGGGCGGTATGGATATTGAAACTGTAGCGGAAGAAACTCCTCACTTAATATTTACTGAAGAAGTTGACCCCGCAGTTGGTTTATTGCCCTTTCAAGCTAGAAAAGTTGCGTTTAACTTAGGTTTGTCTGGTGTTGCTTTGAAAGAAATGGTAAAATTTGTTACCTCTTTATACACGGCATACATAAAATCAGATTCCTCGATGTTTGAAATTAATCCAGTATTAAAAACGTCTGATGATAAAATTATGGCTGTCGATGCTAAGGTATCTTTGGATGACAATGCATTATTCAGGCATAAAGATTATGCAGAAATGCGTGATTTGCGTGAAGAGAACCCAATTGAAGTTGAAGCCAGAGCCGCAGGATTAAACTATGTTGACCTTGACGGAAACGTTGGCTGTATGGTAAATGGTGCAGGATTGGCAATGGGTACTATGGATTTAATAAAACAAGCAGGTGGAGAACCGGCTAACTTTTTAGATGTCGGTGGAACAGCTGATGCTAAGCGAGTGGAAACAGCTTTTAGAATTATTTTAAAAGATTCTAACGTGAAAGCGATTTTGGTAAATATTTTTGGAGGTATTGTACGTTGCGATAGGGTAGCACAAGGTGTTGTAGATGCCTATACCAATATGGGCGATGCCATTAATGTACCCATTATTGTCCGTTTACAGGGTACAAATGCCAAAGAGGCTAAAGAACTTATTGATAATAGCGGTATGGAAATTATTTCTGCTACCGAATTTAAAGAAGCTGCTGATAAAGTACAAGAAGTTTTAGCTTAA
- a CDS encoding lipoprotein N-acyltransferase Lnb domain-containing protein translates to MKRSLFYISCLFLVVNGFAQQITLSDQAEISVITVDPGHNLYDAFGHSAFRVKDKVLNMDLAYNYGMFDFNTPNFYGKFAQGKLLYDLGAYPFSYFYKSYKEENRGIREQILNLSLSEKQAFFNFLQNNAKPENKSYLYDFFYDNCATRLKDVAKNVLKEKVEFSTSFIEGKDETLRSLIHKYANKKHPWGTFGIDLALGSVIDKKATPKDYLFLPDNIFNTYAESTINDQPLVKETKILYNTRDKGIIEFQIFTPTTLFSIFALFVFWITYRDLKRKKRSKWLDFFLFLLTGLIGTVVFLLWFATDHSATKDNYNALWAFMPNLFVAFVLLKNKLSNWVKKYVLLLLMLLVLTVLLWILKIQVFAIGILPLLIVLGIRYWFLFRYTES, encoded by the coding sequence TTGAAAAGAAGTCTATTTTATATTTCCTGTCTGTTTTTAGTAGTTAATGGATTTGCCCAGCAGATAACTTTATCTGACCAAGCTGAAATAAGTGTAATTACCGTTGACCCTGGTCATAATTTATATGATGCTTTTGGTCACAGTGCATTTAGGGTAAAAGATAAAGTGCTGAATATGGATCTAGCATATAATTATGGAATGTTTGATTTTAACACTCCCAATTTCTATGGAAAATTTGCACAAGGAAAATTATTGTACGATTTAGGGGCTTATCCTTTCTCATATTTTTATAAAAGTTACAAGGAAGAAAATAGAGGAATAAGAGAACAAATTTTAAATTTATCATTATCTGAAAAACAAGCATTTTTCAACTTTTTGCAGAACAATGCCAAACCAGAAAACAAATCTTATTTATACGATTTTTTTTATGATAATTGTGCAACGAGATTAAAGGATGTAGCAAAAAATGTACTAAAGGAAAAAGTTGAATTTTCAACTTCTTTCATTGAAGGTAAGGATGAGACACTTCGTAGTTTAATTCATAAATATGCCAATAAAAAACATCCTTGGGGTACTTTTGGAATTGATTTGGCCTTAGGTTCTGTAATCGACAAAAAAGCAACCCCCAAAGATTATCTTTTTTTACCCGATAATATTTTTAATACTTATGCCGAAAGTACAATTAACGACCAACCTCTTGTAAAGGAAACAAAAATTTTATATAATACAAGAGATAAAGGCATTATTGAGTTTCAAATTTTTACTCCTACTACCCTATTTTCAATATTCGCCTTATTCGTTTTCTGGATTACATATAGAGACCTTAAAAGGAAAAAACGCAGCAAATGGTTAGATTTTTTTCTGTTCTTGTTAACTGGGTTAATAGGCACGGTCGTTTTTCTATTATGGTTTGCCACTGATCATTCGGCAACAAAAGACAACTATAATGCACTATGGGCCTTTATGCCAAATTTGTTTGTTGCTTTTGTGTTGTTAAAAAATAAATTATCAAATTGGGTGAAAAAGTATGTTTTATTGCTATTGATGCTCTTGGTTTTAACAGTACTATTATGGATATTAAAAATTCAGGTATTTGCTATTGGAATACTTCCACTATTAATAGTGCTAGGCATTAGATATTGGTTTTTGTTCAGATATACTGAATCATAG
- a CDS encoding serine hydrolase domain-containing protein, with translation MKPILHSKIITFCMYLSVFCSYAQDKLTYANPSDVGLDSTFIYHKVDSIITLGIQNHAFPGAQVLVAKESKIIFHQAYGFHTYDSIQKVGLDDIYDLASVTKITAALPALMKLVDEGKLDLDEPFSNYWKRWRHVKDKKELTLREILAHQAGLKPYIVFLNEVIKKNGKIKKRFVKQKPTKHFSNQAYKGLYIKNKFNRKMYRMANRSKVTKEKKYRYSGLTFLIYPELIQQISGQSFENYLTDNFYKPLGANTMGFTPKKKNYKNKIVPTEYDSIFRKELTHGWVHDENASLLGGVSGNAGLFATATDLAKMMQMYMNYGVYNGKRYFSEATVKEFIKIQYPNNDNRRGLGFDKPSIGNDTLSLKDAYPSPEVSAESFGHSGFTGTFVWADPKEKLVYIFLSNRVHPTRNNRGIYTFNIRSAIQQVFYQAKKE, from the coding sequence ATGAAACCGATACTACATTCAAAAATTATAACTTTTTGTATGTATTTATCGGTTTTTTGTAGTTATGCCCAAGATAAACTCACGTATGCTAATCCATCTGATGTTGGTTTAGATTCAACTTTTATTTACCACAAAGTTGACTCAATTATAACATTGGGAATCCAAAACCATGCTTTCCCAGGTGCCCAAGTCTTAGTCGCTAAGGAAAGTAAAATTATTTTTCACCAAGCTTATGGTTTTCATACCTATGATTCTATCCAAAAAGTAGGATTGGACGATATTTATGATTTGGCATCAGTTACCAAAATTACGGCAGCATTACCTGCTTTGATGAAGTTAGTTGATGAAGGCAAATTGGACTTAGACGAGCCATTTAGTAACTATTGGAAACGCTGGAGGCATGTTAAAGACAAAAAAGAACTGACTTTACGCGAAATTTTGGCTCATCAGGCTGGACTCAAACCTTACATTGTTTTTCTTAATGAAGTCATTAAGAAAAATGGTAAAATTAAAAAGCGATTTGTAAAACAAAAGCCAACTAAACATTTTAGTAATCAAGCATATAAGGGATTATATATTAAAAATAAGTTTAATAGAAAAATGTACCGAATGGCAAATCGGTCAAAAGTTACAAAAGAAAAAAAATATAGGTATTCGGGGTTGACTTTTCTTATTTATCCTGAATTGATTCAACAAATTTCGGGGCAATCTTTTGAAAATTACTTAACGGATAATTTTTACAAACCTTTGGGAGCTAATACTATGGGTTTTACTCCAAAGAAGAAGAATTACAAAAATAAGATTGTTCCCACAGAGTATGATTCCATCTTTAGAAAAGAGTTAACGCATGGTTGGGTTCATGACGAAAATGCTTCGTTATTGGGTGGGGTTTCGGGTAATGCAGGCTTGTTTGCAACAGCAACCGATTTAGCCAAAATGATGCAAATGTATATGAATTATGGTGTTTATAATGGTAAGCGATATTTTTCCGAAGCTACGGTTAAAGAATTTATAAAAATCCAATATCCGAATAATGACAATAGAAGGGGATTGGGATTTGACAAACCGTCTATTGGAAATGATACATTGAGTTTAAAAGATGCTTATCCTTCTCCTGAAGTAAGTGCTGAAAGCTTTGGACATTCGGGTTTTACAGGAACTTTTGTATGGGCAGACCCCAAAGAGAAATTAGTATATATTTTCTTATCAAATAGAGTACACCCTACAAGAAATAATAGAGGTATCTACACTTTTAATATTAGAAGTGCCATACAACAAGTCTTTTATCAAGCAAAGAAAGAATAA
- a CDS encoding ABC transporter ATP-binding protein, producing the protein MIVAKNIHKFYGDLEVLKGVDLTIKQGEIVAIVGPSGAGKTTLLQILGTLDKPTNTNDALLSLNQQNVLNLKDKNLSKFRNEHIGFIFQFHQLLPEFTALENVCIPAFIANKPKKKVETEAKKVLDFLGLSDRVDHKPNELSGGEQQRVAVARALINNPKVIFADEPSGNLDTASAKNLHELFFSLRDEFNQTFVIVTHNTELADMADRKLEMLDGKIV; encoded by the coding sequence ATGATTGTAGCGAAGAATATTCATAAATTTTATGGTGATTTAGAAGTGTTAAAAGGGGTAGATCTAACGATAAAGCAAGGAGAAATAGTAGCTATTGTTGGTCCTTCTGGTGCAGGAAAAACCACGTTGTTACAAATATTAGGAACTTTAGACAAACCGACTAATACCAACGATGCTTTATTGAGTTTAAACCAACAAAATGTTTTAAACTTAAAAGATAAAAACTTATCAAAATTTAGAAATGAGCATATTGGTTTCATTTTTCAATTTCATCAATTATTGCCTGAGTTCACTGCTTTAGAAAATGTTTGTATTCCGGCATTTATTGCTAATAAACCAAAAAAAAAGGTTGAAACTGAAGCTAAAAAAGTATTAGATTTTTTGGGCTTATCTGACAGAGTTGACCATAAGCCTAATGAACTTTCTGGTGGAGAACAACAACGTGTAGCCGTTGCCAGAGCTTTAATTAACAATCCAAAGGTTATTTTTGCAGACGAGCCTAGTGGTAATTTAGACACGGCTTCCGCTAAGAATTTGCATGAATTATTTTTTAGCTTACGTGACGAATTTAATCAAACCTTTGTCATTGTGACCCATAATACAGAATTGGCCGATATGGCCGATAGAAAATTGGAAATGTTGGATGGTAAAATAGTTTAA